The genomic DNA AAGATGATGTGTAATTCTTGTTAAATGCCTTCGCCATACCAACCGCAAAAACAGCAAGTTGCCAAATTGTGAAAATTTCAATTTTTGACGCAAGTATATATACTTTACTTGTAGAAACTTCCATAAAAATCGCGGGACTTGCACTCGCAAAAAACGAACCAGTTAAAAAAGCAAGAATTGTTGAAACGATAACCCCAACTGAAGATATTAAACTTGAAAGGGAGTAAATTGAGAAAATCGTCATGAATTCAACTTCACCTTTCAAAAACAATCTCCCAAGAAGAAAATAAACAAGTGATACAATTAAAAATACAATTGGAACGCCAATCAAAACACCAACTGAGCTAAAAATTTGTTGTGCTCTGCCAAATTCAGCGATTCTTTCCTTTGCCACCTCAGCTTGTTCTTCGGTCATTTTACCTTCCTCAACAAGTTTGTCTATTCTTTGCTCTTGAAAGATCATCAATGAATCCTTTATTTTTTCATCATTAAATTTTAAAAAGTTTGATAAGATAGCAAGCACAACAAGCAGAACAATTGGAACAAGCCAGTCAATTACCCGAGGTTTTGCTTTAACAAGATTTTCAAAAACTTCACTTGGTGCTATAAATATCCCCGTTAATTTGTCAATGAAAGGAATTGGTTTAACTTCTTCTGCGAAACTTGATTCTTGATTAGGCTGGAAGTTTTCTGACATTGTCTTTCTCCTTAGATTATTTTTAAAAGTTTTTCAACTATTTCAACAGTTGATACGCCATCAGCCTCAGCATTAAAGTTTGTCACAAGGCGATGTCTTAAAACTGGCAATGCTACAGCTCTAACATCATCTATTGTTGGGGTAAATCTTCCATCTAATATAGCCCGAGCTTTCGCCCCAAGTATGAGATACTGCGAAGCCCTTGGACCCGCCCCCCAACTTATCCAATGCTTGATGAAATCTGGAGCTCCATTCATGTTTGGTCTCGTTAATGTAACAAGCTTAACAGCATATTCAATCACATTATCTGCAACTGGAACCTTTCGCACAACTTCTTGAAGTTTCAAAATTTCAAGTTTGTTGAGGACTTTTTCAACCTCAGGTTGATACAAACTTGTCGTCTTACGGACTATTTCAATTTCCTCATCAAAACTTGGATAATCTATCCAGATATTAAACATAAATCTATCAAGTTGAGCTTCGGGGAGCGGATATGTCCCCTCCATTTCAATTGGATTTTGAGTCGCAAGGACAAAAAATGGCTGTTCAAGCTCATAAGTTTGCCCACCAGCTGTGACGCGGTATTCCTGCATTGCTTCAAGAAGTGCGGATTGCGTCTTTGGCGGTGTGCGATTTATTTCGTCAGCAAGAATTATATTTGCAAAAATTGGACCTTTGACAAACTTGAAGAACTTTTCACCTGTGCTTATATTTTCCTCAATTATCTCAGTCCCGGTTATATCACTTGGCATAAGGTCTGGCGTAAACTGAATTCGGCTAAATTTTAAATCAAGCGCCTGAGCAAGCGTTTTTATCAGCAATGTTTTGGCAAGCCCGGGAACCCCAACAAGAAGACAATGACCTCTGGCAAACAGGGCAATTAAAAGCTCTTCAATTATTTTGTCCTGTCCTACAATTACCTTAGATATTTCATTCTTTATTTTTTTATATGCCTCGCTCAGTTCCTGAACGAGCTCAACATCAGTTTTTTCTCTTTGCACTTTTAAATGAAATTAAGTTTTAAATTTATTCAATTTTCCTCCCATCCGCATCATAAACAACCACAGGTCCAAATTTTTCAAGAACTGGTTTTATCTGCTTTGAATTGCCAGAAACAACAATTAAAACTTTGTCTGGATGTAGATATTTCTTTGCTGTTTCTTGAACATCTTTAGCTGTTACTTTTTTAACCTCCTCCCTAAACTTATCATAAAAATCCTTCGGCAAGCCATAAATTTCAATCGTCATAACTCTTGAAGCAACCTGAGCTGGGGTTTCAATCTGCAATGGGAACGAGCCAACGATGTAATCCTTCGCCATTTTCAGTTCATCCTCCGGGACGGGCTCATCAATAATTCTTTTCAGCTCTTTGAGTATTTCAGCAATAGATGAATCTGTGACCTCATTTCTCACATCTGTTGAAACAACAAATGGACCTGGATACAACCTTGCATCAAAAGAGCTGGAAGCACCATATGTATAACCATGAGTTTCTCTTAAGTTCATGTTTATCCTTGAATTGAAATATCCACCAAGCAAGGTGTTGAGCGTAAAAACCTTTGCATAATCCTTATTTTTTCTATCAATCCCGAGATGACCTATTCTTATCGCTGATTGAACTGCGCCGGGTTTATCAACTACAACAACTCTTGTTTGAGATACATTACTAACCACTGGGAATTTCCTGTGCGGATTTGGACCTTTCTTCCAAGCCCCAAAATATCTTTCAACAAGCGGAATAGCTTCGTTTGGGGTAATATCACCAGCAAAAATTATGAATGAATTATTCGGGATGAAATGTGTTTGATAAAACTTCACAATATCATCCCTTTTCATCTTTTGAATTGATTCCTCATTCCCTCCGCTTTCATTTCCATATGGATGTCCCGAGAAAAGTTCCTTAGAAAATCTCACTCCAGCAAGATACCCAGCCTCTGCTTTTGCTTGTTTTATTGATGCCAGACGTTGCGTTCTTATCCTCTCAAGTTCTTCATCAGGGAAAGTTGGATTTAAAACAACATCTTGAAGGATATCCATCCCAACTCCAAGATATTTCTTTAAAACGAGGACATTTACATTTGTTGCGTCCCATGAAGCGGTTGCATTTAGTGTTCCACCGACGAAATCAATTTCCTCAGCAATTTGAGTTGCGGTCCTTGTCTTTGTCCCCTTCGTTAAAAGCTCAGCTGTCATGCTCGCAAGCCCAGGGAGATTTTCATCATAAGTTGATCCACTTTTCACAACGAAGCTAATATAAACAATTGGTTGCTCATGATTTTCAATAACTATAACTTTAAGCCCATTTGGAAGTGTTTTCTCAAAATACGATGGAAATTTAACCTTGCTTTCAGGACCTGGTTTTGGTGGCTTTGTCCTGTCAACTTTTTCTTGTGAATTTGCAATTGTTGATAGAAGAAGTATCATCATGAAGAATGTCCAAATTTTTTTCAACATACCTTTTTCCTCCAAAGATTTTGTTATCTAAATTTAATTTACTTTCGGTAGATAATGCAAAATTACACGCCTTTTTGAATCAAGATATATCTGGGCAACTCTTTTTATATCTTCAACCGTCACACTTCTATATTTATCTATTTCTCTGTTTACCAAAGCAGGGTTTTTATAAAATGTGTAATAATGTGCTAAAAGGTCTGCCTTACCTTGAACCGTTTGCCTTGCCGAAACAAGCGCTGATTCAATCTTATTCTTTGCCTTTTCAAGTTCTTTTTCTTCAACGCCATAATTTTTTATTTTATCAATCTCCTCATCAATCACCTTTTCAAGCGTATCAGAACTAAATCCCGGATTTGCAATTGCGTAAATTAAAAACAAACCAGGATGTTCCCTTGAATCGGAATAGGTTTCAACTTCATTTGCTATTTTATCTTTGTAAACTAACCGTTGATATAACCTTGAACTCTCGCCGACTGAAAGTATATTTGAAAGCAACGCAAGAGCATATGAATCAGGATTTCCTTCTTCTGGGATTCTGTAACTCATAAAAACAGCAGGGAGTGGGGCATTTATATCTTCAACAACCTCACGAATTTCATTTTCAAGCGGCTCATCCTCTGGTGATGGATGTGGAATATTGTCTGGACCCTTCGGGATGTCAGCGAAGTATTTTTCAACGAGTTTTTTGGTTTTCTCTATATCTATATCCCCAGCTATTACAAGGACCGCGTTATTCGGGACATAAAATGTCTCATAAAATTCTTTAACATCATCCATACTTGCCTTGTCAAGGTGTTCTTGGTAACCGATAACAGGCCAACGATATGGATGTTTTTTAAAGCTTTTCTCAGAAATTTTTATCCAGGCGGAGCCATAAGGTCTGTTTTCATAACGCCATCTCCTTTCCTCTTTCACAACTTCCCTCTGTGTTATCAAACTTATTTCCTGAATTGAAAATTCAAGCATCCTATCTGATTCAAGCCATAAAGCAAGCTCCAGATAATTTGAGGGGAGCACCTCGTAATAATTCGTTTTGTCCTCGGTTGTATAGGCATTATCATAACCGCCGGCTTGAGATATATATTTATCAAATTCACCACGTTTAACATTTTTTGAACCATCAAACATTAAATGTTCAAAAAGATGAGCAAATCCAGTTTTATCCGGTTTTTCGTTTTTTGACCCAACATGATAACATACATTCACAGCAACAATCGGTGTGGAGTGATCCTCATGAAGTATGACATGAAGTCCATTTTCAAGTGTAAATTCAACGAAATCAATCTTCCCTTCACTTTGCGGGAAAAGTTCAACAGGTTTCAGAAAAACATTTAACATAAATAGAAAGACGTTTAGTTTTAGAATTTTCATCGGTTTAAACAAATTTTATTTTGAAGCACGTTGTTCCTTGGGAAGATAATGAAGAACAACTGAATTTTCAGGTTTAAGGTATTTATTTGCTGATTCACGAATATCCTCACGAGTTATTGCAAGAATTTTGTCAAGCTCTTGGTTTATCTCATTCGTGTTTTTATGAATCACATAATAATGGGCAAGTTGATCTGCTTTTTGCAAGATCGTTTGATAACCACTTATCACTTGTGATTCCGTCTGATTTTTCGCCTTTTGAAGTTCTCGCTCAGATACAAGCTCATTATGAATCCTTTCAATTTCTTCCCATATTTCCCGCTCAACCTCTTCAGGTGTATGTCCAATTGAACAATACGCATCTATCTTGAAAACACCGGCATCTTCCATACCTATTGCATAAACATTAACATTTTGAGCAATTCTTTTTTCATAAACAAGCTTTTGATAAAGCCGTGAGCTTCTGCCTGAACCGAGTATGTTTGCAAGAAGATCAAGCGCATAAAAATCTTTTTCTCCATCTCTTGGAACTTTAAAAGCAATAAACACGGCTGGCAATCTTATGTTATCATAAATCGTATCCCGCACTTGTTGTGTCAATGGAGGCTCAAAAATGTTAGGTCTTTTTATCTCATATCTCCCTCTTGGAATATCACCAAAATACTTCTCAACAAGTTTCTTCGTCTTTTCAACATCAATATCACCAGCTATTACAAGGACAGCATTGTTCGGGACATAGTAGGTATCAAAAAATCTTTTAACTTCCTCAAGGGTTGCTGCGTTAAGATGTTCCATGTATCCAATTACAGGCCATCTATATGGATGCTCCTTAAAGAGCCGTTTAAATGTCTCCTCCCACTGCGTCCCATAAGGGCGATTATCAACACGCCATCTCCTTTCTTCCTTGACAACTTCACGCTGATTGTCAAGATTTTCTTGGTTGACATTTAAACTCATCATCCTATCGGATTCAAGCCATAAAACAAGTTCAAGTTGATTTGATGGGACAACTTGAAAATAATTTGTCCTATCCCAGTTCGTTGAGCCATTGAAGGTTCCACCAGCTTTTTGAATATACGCCATATGTTCAGCCTTCTTTACATTTGCAGAACCTTGAAACATCATGTGCTCAAACAAATGAGCAAACCCAGTTCTATTCGGATCCTCGTTCTTTGAACCAACATAATACCAAATATCAACCGCAACAATTGGCGATGAATGATCCTCATGTAAAATAACATGAAGCCCGTTAGGAAGGTCATATTCAATAAAATCAATCTTTCCCACTTTCCCCTGAGCTAATGAGATTGATAGAGCAAAAAGCATCAAAATTAAAAATTTAAGCCTCATCTCAACCACCTTAGTTTAATTTTAAAAATTTTTAGTTTTATCTTTAGCGTCACTTAAAACTTTCGTCAACATAAACATAAACTTCCTCTCTTAACCTCTCAAGCCATTTTTGATATTCACGATTTTGTTTCTCTATCAAGGCAAATTGATAAATTCTCATATAGTCATCCTTCAAATTCATTCTATGCGCAGGGACTCTTTTCTTTAGAAGGACGATATGATATGCATAAGAGTTTCCATATTTCATTTTCAGAGGTTGCGTGATCTCACCGCTGTTAAGTGTGTTCAATGCCTCCTTAAGCTCTGGTTCAAGTTCATCTACCTCAATCAGTCCAAGATACCCACCTAGCAACTTCGTTTGTTCATCCTCACTGAATCTTTTTGCCATCTCTTCAAATTTAGCTTGCTTTGAAATAATTTTATACCTTATCTCCTCAAGTTTTGAAATCACAATTTTATCACTTTCCTCTGTGAGCGGAACTTTGAAAAGTATATGCCTTGGGCGAACTTGCTCACCTCTTCTCTCAACAAGCTGAATTATATGATAACCGAAAGGAGTTCGCACAACATCTGATACTTGTCCCTCCTGCAACCTGAACACCGCCTCTTCAAATTCTTTAACAAACATTCCACGCCTGACCCACCCAAGATCACCTCCATCATCTGCGGTAGCCCTGTCTTCTGAATAAACTTTCGCAAAATATTCAAAATTCCCGCCGTTTTTTATGCTATCAAGAATTGCCTTCGCCTTCTGATAAACCGCCCTCTCAACTGAATCAACAGGTTTAGGTATCATCATGATATGATATAATTCAACCATTTCTGGAACTTCTGGCAGACTATCCTTATAAGTGTTGTAAAATTGCTCAACTTCATAACCAGATACTGTTATTGTTCCAAACTTTTGTTGTTTTAATTTCTCTATCATCAATCTTTTTTTCACATCCTCCCTTATTTCACGCTTTATCTTGCCAATTGGCATCCCATAAATTTCCTCCAATCTCCTTTCCGAACCATATTGCCTAACCAACGCCTGAACCTGCGCATCAATTTGTCTTTCAACCTCATCATCTGAAACAACAACTGTGTCTTCAATTGCCTTCGTTAAAACAAGTTTATCATTGATCATTTCCCGCAAAACATATTTTCTAAGGTTCGGGTCATCCCATCTTAAATTATTTTGAATCGCAAAGATGTAGGTTTGATAATTTAAATCAGACTCAAGTATAATCTCATTCCCAACGATCGCAACTATTCTATCAAGAACCTTTTGCTGTGCAAGTGTTAAATTAAAAACAGCAAGCAGAAATATAATTAACCTTACCATTTTACCTCGTAATAATATTTTCTTTTCAAGCTTGTAATTAAACTATCAAGCAAAAGATTTTGTTTTTCAACGATTGCTCTTTCTCTCACATCCTCGGCAACCAATTCAAAATCAGCTTTGCTTCCAGCTTCCCTTTTCTCATAAAGAAAGATCAAAAAATAATTATCCCCAACTCTAACCGGGAAAGAAATTTCATTTTTATTTAAGCTCCATGCGACACGCCATAATTCCCCTGATGGGATGCTGAATTGGTCGTAATATCTCTCCGGCACAATTTCAACAATTCCTTGCTCCTTTGAGAGTCCTTCAACTGCCGATTTGAAATTTTTTTCTCTTAAAATTTTGCTCCTTAAAGATCCAGCATCCGCTCGTGAAGAAAACTTAACATATCCAATTTTCACAAAAGGTCTATCAAGAATAAACTCATCCTGATGCTTTTGATAAAATTCCTCAACCTCTTGTTCTGATATCTTCATCGCTTTGTGCAATATCTCATTTTGAATAAAATTTTTAATTATGAGCGATTTCCTAAACTCGCTCACCATCCGTTCAATTTTATCATTCGCTTTATATCCCTGCTCAATTGCTTCAATATAAAGCAAATTGTTGTTTATCCACGCATCAATATAACTTTTTACAAAGTTTGAATCTAATCCAGCAAGGTCGCTTTTTAAAAGATATTCGTTTTCAACTCTTGCAATGTAATCCTTATCAGCGTTTTTTTTGCCACAACCTATCAATATCAAAACCAAACTAACGATTAAAAACTTTTTCAAGTGCTTTCTCATTTATCACGACCTTGTATTTCTTTTTTAAACTTTCAACCCATTCCTTTTCAAGTCGCTTTAATTCTTGTTCTTGCACTGCGCTTGCAACTTCGCTGAAAGCTTCTTCAAATGTTTTTATCCTGCTTGGCTCTTTCCCTGTTACTTTTATTATTGAATAACCTCCCTGAAACTTTACTGGCTCAGATATTTCATTAACCTTCATATTCCACGCTTTCCATGCGATTTCATTCTCAGACGCATCAACAAGCCCCCAATCTCCCTTCTTTTCCTTCATTCCAGCTCGCTCAGTGTATTTGACAACAAGAGAATCAAACGGAACGCCCTTACCAAGCTGTGAATAAATATCTTTTGCAAGCGATTCGCTTTTCACCCAAATCTCGCTAAACCTAACCCTGTCTGGAAAACGATAATTTTCTTTATTTTTTTCATAAAACTCTTTCAACTTCCCTTCGCTCAAATCCACTCTATCCCAGACCATTTTTTGCTCAATATGATAAAGCAAAATTCCATCAACAAATTCCTTCAATTCATTCTTAAACTCTGGATAAACTTTTTCAACATTTCTCGCCCTGTATTCTGTTAATTTCATCTCACCCAGTCTATCAATCATGCCGTTAATCCCTGAACGATCAAGTTTTCTTCCAGAGAACTCCGTGCTTCTTTTTATTATTTTTATTGCCGAATCAAGCGTTATTTTTTGATTTGCATACTCAAACAAAACTTTTTCTCTATCTTCCTTTGTATAAACACTATCCCAATTTGAATGCGAAGTTGTCTTTGATGTGTCTGCTTTTGAGATAAAAATATCAAGCGTCTGTTGATTTAGTTTAAAGTTATATTCCTTCTTCAACTTTTCAACATATTTTTTGAAATCATACTCAAGCCGATATGACTGATAAAGCCTGTTTAGCTCATCAACCATTTCGTCAAATGGCTTTACTGGAACTATCTCCGTAACCTTAACTATATGATAACCCCATCTTGTTCTAATTATATCGCTTATGTCACCAACTTTTGCGTTGAAGATGAACTCATCAATTTCTCTATATGCCTGTCCCCTGCCGTAATATCCAGCGTCTCCGTTTCTTTCGTTTGAAAATTTATCATCCGAATGCCTCTTCGCAAGTTCCCCAAAATCATAACCTTGCCTTAAACTGTCAAGCACCGCTTTCATCTCGTTGTAAAGTTTCAATGTGTCCTCTGGTGTGGCTTTTCTATCAACTTTTTTCCCAAGATGACTAATCCTTACCATTTCAACACGGGGTTTCCTATCAAGAACCTCAATGATATGATACCCAAACTTTGTCCTCACTGGCTCTTGCGTCCTCTCGCCAATCTTCATTGAATAACACGCATCTTCAAATTCCGGAACCATCATACCAGCGGTAAAATAGTAAAGGTCTCCTCGGTTAAAAATCACGCTCGGGTCATCGGAATATTCAAGCGCAACTGAATCCCAAGGAACACCTGAATTAAGTTTCTCAATTGCGCTTTTTGCTCTTTTATAAGCAAAGGTTGTATCACCAGATAAATCTCCATGTATTCCACCTGGGGTTTCAATCAAAATATGTCTTGCCCTTATCTCCTCTTTACGTCTTTCATAAAGCTGTCTTAATCCTGGATCAACAACTTCCCTTTTCGTAAGATATGAAAGGGCAAGGGTTGTATAGTAATCTTTTATCTCTTTTTGAATATTTGGGTCTTTGTCAAGTTTTTGCGATTTTGCGTCAAGAACTTTAAGCTTAAATTTAACAAGAAGATCAAGGTAATTTTTCCTATCCTCAAACGATTTTTCTTTCGCTTTCGCAATTCCACCGTTATTTTTTGCAAATGACTTCTCAAATTCATCAAGCGTTATAATTTCCTTCCCAACTTTTGCAACATATTCTTTTTCCTCAACAAGCCCGATATTTTTCAAAAAAGCACATCCAGAAATAGCAAAAATTAACAGTGCTAAAACTATGTTCTTTTTCATCACCATCAATAACTTTTGTTTTTGATTATTCAATGATTGTAAAACCAGTGTATTTATGGAGAACTTTTGGAACGATGACTTTGCCTTCGGGCGTTTGATAATTTTCAAGAAGTGCGACCATTAATCTTGATGTCGCAAGACCTGAACCATTAAGCGTATGGACAAATTCAGGTTTTGATCTTTTATCTCTTCTAAATCTAACGTTCATCCTTCTCGCTTGAAAATCTTCAAAGTTACTACAACTTGACGCTTCAAGCCATTTCCTCTCAGCTGGAGACCAAACTTCAATATCATATGTTTTCGCAGATGAAAAGCTCATATCACCTGTGCAAAGCAAAACAACTCTGTAAGGTATGTTAAGAAGTTGAAGCACCTCTTCAGCGTCCTTAACAAGTGACTCAAGCTCATCATAAGATGTTTCTGGGGTTGTGAATTTAACAAGTTCAACTTTGTTAAACTGATGAACTCTTAAAAATCCACGAGTTTCTCTTCCCCACGAACCCGCCTCACGCCTGAAACATGCAGAATAGGCAACATATTTCTTGGGAAGCTCGCTTATTTCAAGAATCTCATCACGATGAATGTTTGTAACTGGAACTTCCGCTGTTGGTATTAGATAAAGATCGTCCTCGGGGCAGTAATACATGTCTTCTTTTAATTTTGGAATTTGCCCAGTCCCACGCATTGAAGTTTCATTAACAAGAAATGGGGGGAAAACCTCAACATATCCATGTTTTTGAATGTGAAGATCAAGCATAAAATTTATCAAAGCCCTCTCAAGCGTTGCGCCTTTCCCAATGTAAAGAGGGAAACCGCTACCTGTCAACTTCGCCCCACGCTCAAAATCAATTATTCCAAGCTTTTTACCAAGTGTTAAATGATCCATAATTTCAAAATCAAATTCCTGTATCTCCCCCCAAGTCCTCACAACTAAATTATCACTTGCATCCTTACCAATTGGAACTGATTCATGAGGTATATTTGGAATCCAAAGTAAAAGGTTTTCAAGCTCACTCTCAACTTTCTTAAGTTCAGAATCAATTGCCTTAATCTCATCCGAAACCTTTCTCATCTCCTCAATTAATTCACTTGCATCTTTACCCTGTTTTTTAAGATTTGCGATTTCTTCGGTCACATCATTTCTTCTTGCTTTTAAGGAATCACCCTTTTTAATCAGTTCCCTTCTTCTTTCATCAAGTTTAATAATTTCATCAACATGATCTTTCTCTCCTTTCAACTCAATTGCCCGCTTAACAATTTCTGGATTTTCACGGATAAATTTAAGGTCAAGCATCTTAAACGTAAAATTTATTTTGAGGATTTAATTTTTTTATCCCACAAACCCATCTGCTTTCTATCCTTAAAGGTCAATTCAACTGTATGCAATGATATTTCCTTTAAAACCCTACTTTTTTCCAATTCCGCTTTTTGAAGTCTATTACGAGCATACTCCACATATTCCTCAACTACGTCTATACCTATAAAACTATGCCCGAGAATTTTAGCAGCTACAAGCGTCGTGCCAGTTCCGCAAAATGGATCTATAACAATGCCGTTTTTTTCTAGCAAAGAATAAATTATTCTAGCCGGCAATTCTATAGGAAAAACAGCAGGATGCATTTTATGTTCTCCTTCAGGTCTTATGTCCCAAACTGAAGTTAGCTTAGCGTGTTCAGGTTTTAACTCCTTTGGCTTTCCTTTAACTAACCAATATATCCTTTCTTCAATCTGCCAAAATCTCCAACCCCTTATGTTCCCCGCAATTTTTCTATTCCAAATAATCTCCTGCCATATATTCCACTTCGTTCTACTGAGCCATAAAATAGGGTGAAGCATTTTTCCATTTTCATATCTTATTTTATGGTTATAGAAAAAACTGCCACCTTCTTTTATGACTCTGAAAAGTTCATTTAAAACTTCAACTTGCCACTTTTGATATTTATCTTCAGCCATTATATCTTTTACCCCTCTGTAAATAACCTTACTAACAAGCCACCCCCCATATTTTTCCTTTTTATTATAAGGCGGGGAAGTTATTCCCAAGTCAATACTTTCAGAGGGAATTTCTCTCAAAACCTCAAGGACATCACCACAAATCACTTTATTTAAAAATTCATTTATGTCTTTCATAACCTTAATTGCTTCTCTTTTCTTCTAAAAACTCATAAAGCTCTTTTGATATGAAGTCTTTAAATTTTTCAAGTTCTTTGTTTATCCATTTTACCTCTAACTCCTCACAGTCTTTATAATCTTTAAATTTAAAGCGTGCGGAACGAAGATATTGACCCGGTTCCCTTCTTCCTTCAGGAAACTTTTGTTTCAGTTGCTTTCTTAGCTTTTCCTTTAAAC from Candidatus Kryptobacter tengchongensis includes the following:
- a CDS encoding peptidyl-prolyl cis-trans isomerase SurA, whose product is MKKNIVLALLIFAISGCAFLKNIGLVEEKEYVAKVGKEIITLDEFEKSFAKNNGGIAKAKEKSFEDRKNYLDLLVKFKLKVLDAKSQKLDKDPNIQKEIKDYYTTLALSYLTKREVVDPGLRQLYERRKEEIRARHILIETPGGIHGDLSGDTTFAYKRAKSAIEKLNSGVPWDSVALEYSDDPSVIFNRGDLYYFTAGMMVPEFEDACYSMKIGERTQEPVRTKFGYHIIEVLDRKPRVEMVRISHLGKKVDRKATPEDTLKLYNEMKAVLDSLRQGYDFGELAKRHSDDKFSNERNGDAGYYGRGQAYREIDEFIFNAKVGDISDIIRTRWGYHIVKVTEIVPVKPFDEMVDELNRLYQSYRLEYDFKKYVEKLKKEYNFKLNQQTLDIFISKADTSKTTSHSNWDSVYTKEDREKVLFEYANQKITLDSAIKIIKRSTEFSGRKLDRSGINGMIDRLGEMKLTEYRARNVEKVYPEFKNELKEFVDGILLYHIEQKMVWDRVDLSEGKLKEFYEKNKENYRFPDRVRFSEIWVKSESLAKDIYSQLGKGVPFDSLVVKYTERAGMKEKKGDWGLVDASENEIAWKAWNMKVNEISEPVKFQGGYSIIKVTGKEPSRIKTFEEAFSEVASAVQEQELKRLEKEWVESLKKKYKVVINEKALEKVFNR
- a CDS encoding seryl-tRNA synthetase, which produces MLDLKFIRENPEIVKRAIELKGEKDHVDEIIKLDERRRELIKKGDSLKARRNDVTEEIANLKKQGKDASELIEEMRKVSDEIKAIDSELKKVESELENLLLWIPNIPHESVPIGKDASDNLVVRTWGEIQEFDFEIMDHLTLGKKLGIIDFERGAKLTGSGFPLYIGKGATLERALINFMLDLHIQKHGYVEVFPPFLVNETSMRGTGQIPKLKEDMYYCPEDDLYLIPTAEVPVTNIHRDEILEISELPKKYVAYSACFRREAGSWGRETRGFLRVHQFNKVELVKFTTPETSYDELESLVKDAEEVLQLLNIPYRVVLLCTGDMSFSSAKTYDIEVWSPAERKWLEASSCSNFEDFQARRMNVRFRRDKRSKPEFVHTLNGSGLATSRLMVALLENYQTPEGKVIVPKVLHKYTGFTIIE
- a CDS encoding modification methylase — protein: MKDINEFLNKVICGDVLEVLREIPSESIDLGITSPPYNKKEKYGGWLVSKVIYRGVKDIMAEDKYQKWQVEVLNELFRVIKEGGSFFYNHKIRYENGKMLHPILWLSRTKWNIWQEIIWNRKIAGNIRGWRFWQIEERIYWLVKGKPKELKPEHAKLTSVWDIRPEGEHKMHPAVFPIELPARIIYSLLEKNGIVIDPFCGTGTTLVAAKILGHSFIGIDVVEEYVEYARNRLQKAELEKSRVLKEISLHTVELTFKDRKQMGLWDKKIKSSK